A genomic window from Lycium barbarum isolate Lr01 chromosome 4, ASM1917538v2, whole genome shotgun sequence includes:
- the LOC132636818 gene encoding probable RNA-dependent RNA polymerase 3 isoform X1 — MGDFYCHNNEVEAQEEEEEGITLPFKVELMLHQICKKQRQNPPDNKVRKLLSTIGEEASLDILRQISDCQIKKTLSAFIVFMVKKYYPSQTQQHNYDQQQVSSAESFYHSPQIQRMSISSPNSSCSSVHFSPRNVPLFPGTGLNNDILGDAFDSPTSASRIPSPPMSPATTSFQRYQYDPRPSEFRERANTRGISEQLLALSKLEFRKFFLILNYIGRRKLEDVIMLHDVDDILHLIYHPMSHFESYIWNKYGHLCEDNKRVQYLDWDSGKTHLYHCHVHSDGSYTFKGPYLKAERTHLQQSLGDENVLVVKFEENAPGCPEEIVQNGILVGLRRYRFFVYKNEGKKKSSKDKEEKIDSVKCYFVRMESLNPCEEETYILHDKTVHEARCHFMHVHTVSSMAKYMARFSLILSTTVKLQVDLNSVNIVEIEDIYCHDENGCILYDEDKKPLVHTDGTGYISEDLARKCPQDFFKVKHKYANLEKYPNGVELGGNPFELGEVEFQNGEPPLLMQCRIFYNGLAVKGTLLVNRKLPQRTIQIRRDSMIKVKADPNLSRVPTFNSLEINTPSVKPRNSYLSRTLIALLTYGGVPMEYFFDILKNTLEETQRLYSDEVTALKVTVNHRDRDDASIATSMIMAGVPLTEPYLWCCLSSLAKEERNGLKAGRLPISDTFYLIGTADPTDTLNPREVCVILEHGQIFGEVLVYRNPGLHFGDIHRLRAVPVKNLGDIVGNAKYGIFFSTKGPRSAATEIANGDFDGDTYWVSQNPQLLKYYTASTPWSRIYSTPKTSHREPNNFSAEEREHELFRTFLKTRMPNYSMADASANWYALMDRLLILGKNNTTENEETRSVTEKLSELIDLYYDAIDAPKSGNKVSVPKRLKVDKFPHFLQKKESYHSTSVLGEIYDRVDKFKAEEPTAVEIKKLSVFEVEIPKTYWRLWKERYSSYRREMTEALNTGSESKNDLADQVIKKYKQLLYEAPDMEESVRSKLDIFNDALAIYRVTYDYAKAKGDVKKCGFAWKVAGSALCRLHAELHAKEHNQNVMAVSPSILHKLLNLRNKEVS, encoded by the exons ATGGGAGATTTTTACTGTCACAACAACGAAGTAGAagcacaagaagaagaagaagaaggtatTACACTTCCATTCAAAGTAGAACTAATGTTACACCAAATCTGTAAAAAACAAAGACAAAATCCACCTGATAACAAAGTACGAAAACTCCTTTCCACCATAGGAGAAGAAGCTTCACTTGATATTTTGAGACAAATATCAGATTGTCAGAttaaaaaaacactaagtgcATTTATTGTTTTTATGGTAAAAAAATACTATCCATCtcaaactcaacaacacaattatgATCAACAACAAGTCAGTTCTGCTGAGAGTTTTTATCATTCGCCTCAGATACAAAGAATGTCTATTTCTTCTCCAAATTCTTCTTGTTCTTCAGTTCATTTTTCTCCTAGAAATGTGCCACTTTTTCCGGGCACTGGTCTTAATAATG ACATTTTAGGTGATGCATTTGATTCTCCTACATCAGCTTCACGAATACCATCACCTCCAATGAGTCCAGCAACAACTAGCTTTCAAAGATATCAGTACGATCCTAGGCCATCTGAATTTAGAGAGAGGGCCAACACACGAGGAATAAGTGAACAGTTGCTGGCACTTAGTAAGCTTGAATTCAGGAAATTCTTTTTGATCCTAAACTACATTGGGAG GAGGAAGTTGGAGGATGTTATTATGCTCCATGATGTTGATGACATTTTGCATCTGATATATCACCCTATGTCTCATTTTGAGTCATATATCTGGAATAAATATGGTCATCTTTGTGAAGATAATAAACGAGTGCAG TATCTTGATTGGGATTCAGGAAAGACTCATCTCTACCATTGCCATGTTCATTCGGATGGAAGCTACACTTTTAAG GGTCCGTACCTGAAAGCAGAAAGAACCCATCTGCAACAGTCATTAGGAGATGAGAATGTATTGGTTGTCAAGTTTGAGGAAAACGCCCCAGGGTGTCCAGAAGAGATTGTTCAGAATGGAATTCTTGTTGGTTTGAGGCGCTATCGCTTTTTTG TTTACAAGAATGAGGGGAAgaagaaaagttcaaaggacaaagAGGAAAAGATTGATTCTGTCAAATGCTACTTTGTTCGGATGGAATCTCTTAATCCTTGTGAAGAAGAAACTTACATTTTGCACGACAAGACAGTCCATGAAGCAAGGTGCCATTTCATGCATGTACACACGGTCTCTAGCATGGCTAAATACATGGCCAG GTTCTCTCTAATTTTATCCACGACAGTAAAGCTTCAAGTTGATCTGAATTCAGTGAATATTGTAGAAATCGAAGATATATATTGTCAT GATGAGAATGGATGTATTCTCTATGATGAAGATAAGAAACCCCTTGTACACACAGATGGGACTGGATATATTTCAGAAGACTTGGCAAGAAAGTGCCCTCAAGATTTTTTTAAAGTGAAGCATAAGTATGCCAACTTAGAG AAATATCCCAATGGTGTCGAACTTGGGGGGAATCCATTTGAGTTGGGAGAGGTGGAGTTTCAGAATGGGGAACCG CCTCTGTTGATGCAGTGCCGTATATTCTACAATGGTCTTGCTGTAAAGGGAACCCTTCTAGTCAATAGAAAG TTGCCACAGCGTACAATTCAGATTAGGAGGGACTCAATGATCAAGGTCAAGGCAGATCCAAATCTGTCAAGAGTTCCAACGTTTAACTCATTGGAAATAAATACACCCAG TGTTAAACCTAGGAATAGTTATCTATCAAGAACTCTTATTGCTCTATTGACTTATGGAGGTGTTCCCATGGAGTATTTCTTTGATATACTTAAGAATACTTTGGAGGAGACACAAAGGTTATACTCAGATGAGGTGACAGCACTAAAAG TTACAGTGAACCATAGAGATCGTGATGATGCCTCTATTGCCACAAGTATGATAATGGCTGGAGTACCTCTCACTGAACCATATCTTTGGTGTTGTTTATCTTCCCTGGCAAAGGAAGAAAGAAATGGGCTGAAAGCAGGAAGACTTCCTATCTCTGATACTTTCTATCTAATTGGCACAGCTGATCCCACTGATACTTTAAATCCTCGTGAAGTCTGTGTTATTCT TGAACATGGGCAAATATTTGGAGAGGTACTAGTATACAGGAATCCTGGGCTTCATTTTGGTGATATCCACAGACTACGTGCTGTCCCTGTGAAGAACCTCGGAGACATAGTTGGAAATGCTAAATATGGAATATTTTTCTCGACAAAAGGTCCAAGATCCGCGGCCACTGAAATTGCTAATGGCGATTTTGATGGAGATACATATTGGGTCTCTCAAAACCCCCAG CTGTTAAAATATTACACTGCGAGTACACCGTGGAGCCGAATCTATTCAACGCCGAAGACATCGCATAGGGAGCCCAACAACTTCTCTGCAGAGGAAAGGGAGCACGAGCTCTTTCGGACATTTCTAAAAACTAGGATGCCAAA CTATAGCATGGCTGACGCTTCTGCTAACTGGTATGCGCTCATGGATAGACTTCTGATATTGGGGAAAAATAACACCACCGAGAATGAAGAGACGAGGTCTGTGACAGAAAAGTTGTCCGAGTTGATTGATTTGTACTATGACGCTATAGATGCCCCAAAAAGTGGGAATAAG GTCTCCGTACCAAAGAGGTTGAAGGTAGACAAGTTTCCACATTTCTTGCAAAAGAAAGAAAGCTATCACTCTACCTCAGTCTTAGGAGAAATTTATGACCGGGTTGATAAATTTAAAGCTGAAGAACCAACGGCTGTAG AAATTAAAAAACTTTCGGTTTTTGAGGTCGAAATCCCCAAGACATACTGGAGGTTATGGAAAGAAAGGTACAGCAGTTACAGACGTGAGATGACGGAAGCGCTGAACACCGGCAGTGAATCAAAAAATGACTTAGCTGACCAGGTTATCAAAAAGTACAAACAG CTGCTATATGAAGCGCCGGATATGGAGGAGAGCGTAAGGAGTAAATTGGACATATTTAACGATGCGCTTGCTATTTATCGCGTGACTTATGATTATGCAAAAGCTAAAGGCGACGTCAAAAAATGTGGTTTTGCATGGAAAGTTGCAGGTTCAGCCCTTTGTAGGCTTCATGCTGAGCTCCATGCTAAAGAACATAACCAAAACGTCATGGCCGTTTCACCTTCTATATTGCACAAATTATTGAACTTGAGGAACAAAGAAGTCTCTTAG
- the LOC132636818 gene encoding probable RNA-dependent RNA polymerase 3 isoform X2 has translation MGDFYCHNNEVEAQEEEEEGITLPFKVELMLHQICKKQRQNPPDNKVRKLLSTIGEEASLDILRQISDCQIKKTLSAFIVFMVKKYYPSQTQQHNYDQQQVSSAESFYHSPQIQRMSISSPNSSCSSVHFSPRNVPLFPGTGLNNDILGDAFDSPTSASRIPSPPMSPATTSFQRYQYDPRPSEFRERANTRGISEQLLALSKLEFRKFFLILNYIGRRKLEDVIMLHDVDDILHLIYHPMSHFESYIWNKYGHLCEDNKRVQYLDWDSGKTHLYHCHVHSDGSYTFKGPYLKAERTHLQQSLGDENVLVVKFEENAPGCPEEIVQNGILVGLRRYRFFVYKNEGKKKSSKDKEEKIDSVKCYFVRMESLNPCEEETYILHDKTVHEARCHFMHVHTVSSMAKYMARFSLILSTTVKLQVDLNSVNIVEIEDIYCHDENGCILYDEDKKPLVHTDGTGYISEDLARKCPQDFFKVKHKYANLEKYPNGVELGGNPFELGEVEFQNGEPPLLMQCRIFYNGLAVKGTLLVNRKRTIQIRRDSMIKVKADPNLSRVPTFNSLEINTPSVKPRNSYLSRTLIALLTYGGVPMEYFFDILKNTLEETQRLYSDEVTALKVTVNHRDRDDASIATSMIMAGVPLTEPYLWCCLSSLAKEERNGLKAGRLPISDTFYLIGTADPTDTLNPREVCVILEHGQIFGEVLVYRNPGLHFGDIHRLRAVPVKNLGDIVGNAKYGIFFSTKGPRSAATEIANGDFDGDTYWVSQNPQLLKYYTASTPWSRIYSTPKTSHREPNNFSAEEREHELFRTFLKTRMPNYSMADASANWYALMDRLLILGKNNTTENEETRSVTEKLSELIDLYYDAIDAPKSGNKVSVPKRLKVDKFPHFLQKKESYHSTSVLGEIYDRVDKFKAEEPTAVEIKKLSVFEVEIPKTYWRLWKERYSSYRREMTEALNTGSESKNDLADQVIKKYKQLLYEAPDMEESVRSKLDIFNDALAIYRVTYDYAKAKGDVKKCGFAWKVAGSALCRLHAELHAKEHNQNVMAVSPSILHKLLNLRNKEVS, from the exons ATGGGAGATTTTTACTGTCACAACAACGAAGTAGAagcacaagaagaagaagaagaaggtatTACACTTCCATTCAAAGTAGAACTAATGTTACACCAAATCTGTAAAAAACAAAGACAAAATCCACCTGATAACAAAGTACGAAAACTCCTTTCCACCATAGGAGAAGAAGCTTCACTTGATATTTTGAGACAAATATCAGATTGTCAGAttaaaaaaacactaagtgcATTTATTGTTTTTATGGTAAAAAAATACTATCCATCtcaaactcaacaacacaattatgATCAACAACAAGTCAGTTCTGCTGAGAGTTTTTATCATTCGCCTCAGATACAAAGAATGTCTATTTCTTCTCCAAATTCTTCTTGTTCTTCAGTTCATTTTTCTCCTAGAAATGTGCCACTTTTTCCGGGCACTGGTCTTAATAATG ACATTTTAGGTGATGCATTTGATTCTCCTACATCAGCTTCACGAATACCATCACCTCCAATGAGTCCAGCAACAACTAGCTTTCAAAGATATCAGTACGATCCTAGGCCATCTGAATTTAGAGAGAGGGCCAACACACGAGGAATAAGTGAACAGTTGCTGGCACTTAGTAAGCTTGAATTCAGGAAATTCTTTTTGATCCTAAACTACATTGGGAG GAGGAAGTTGGAGGATGTTATTATGCTCCATGATGTTGATGACATTTTGCATCTGATATATCACCCTATGTCTCATTTTGAGTCATATATCTGGAATAAATATGGTCATCTTTGTGAAGATAATAAACGAGTGCAG TATCTTGATTGGGATTCAGGAAAGACTCATCTCTACCATTGCCATGTTCATTCGGATGGAAGCTACACTTTTAAG GGTCCGTACCTGAAAGCAGAAAGAACCCATCTGCAACAGTCATTAGGAGATGAGAATGTATTGGTTGTCAAGTTTGAGGAAAACGCCCCAGGGTGTCCAGAAGAGATTGTTCAGAATGGAATTCTTGTTGGTTTGAGGCGCTATCGCTTTTTTG TTTACAAGAATGAGGGGAAgaagaaaagttcaaaggacaaagAGGAAAAGATTGATTCTGTCAAATGCTACTTTGTTCGGATGGAATCTCTTAATCCTTGTGAAGAAGAAACTTACATTTTGCACGACAAGACAGTCCATGAAGCAAGGTGCCATTTCATGCATGTACACACGGTCTCTAGCATGGCTAAATACATGGCCAG GTTCTCTCTAATTTTATCCACGACAGTAAAGCTTCAAGTTGATCTGAATTCAGTGAATATTGTAGAAATCGAAGATATATATTGTCAT GATGAGAATGGATGTATTCTCTATGATGAAGATAAGAAACCCCTTGTACACACAGATGGGACTGGATATATTTCAGAAGACTTGGCAAGAAAGTGCCCTCAAGATTTTTTTAAAGTGAAGCATAAGTATGCCAACTTAGAG AAATATCCCAATGGTGTCGAACTTGGGGGGAATCCATTTGAGTTGGGAGAGGTGGAGTTTCAGAATGGGGAACCG CCTCTGTTGATGCAGTGCCGTATATTCTACAATGGTCTTGCTGTAAAGGGAACCCTTCTAGTCAATAGAAAG CGTACAATTCAGATTAGGAGGGACTCAATGATCAAGGTCAAGGCAGATCCAAATCTGTCAAGAGTTCCAACGTTTAACTCATTGGAAATAAATACACCCAG TGTTAAACCTAGGAATAGTTATCTATCAAGAACTCTTATTGCTCTATTGACTTATGGAGGTGTTCCCATGGAGTATTTCTTTGATATACTTAAGAATACTTTGGAGGAGACACAAAGGTTATACTCAGATGAGGTGACAGCACTAAAAG TTACAGTGAACCATAGAGATCGTGATGATGCCTCTATTGCCACAAGTATGATAATGGCTGGAGTACCTCTCACTGAACCATATCTTTGGTGTTGTTTATCTTCCCTGGCAAAGGAAGAAAGAAATGGGCTGAAAGCAGGAAGACTTCCTATCTCTGATACTTTCTATCTAATTGGCACAGCTGATCCCACTGATACTTTAAATCCTCGTGAAGTCTGTGTTATTCT TGAACATGGGCAAATATTTGGAGAGGTACTAGTATACAGGAATCCTGGGCTTCATTTTGGTGATATCCACAGACTACGTGCTGTCCCTGTGAAGAACCTCGGAGACATAGTTGGAAATGCTAAATATGGAATATTTTTCTCGACAAAAGGTCCAAGATCCGCGGCCACTGAAATTGCTAATGGCGATTTTGATGGAGATACATATTGGGTCTCTCAAAACCCCCAG CTGTTAAAATATTACACTGCGAGTACACCGTGGAGCCGAATCTATTCAACGCCGAAGACATCGCATAGGGAGCCCAACAACTTCTCTGCAGAGGAAAGGGAGCACGAGCTCTTTCGGACATTTCTAAAAACTAGGATGCCAAA CTATAGCATGGCTGACGCTTCTGCTAACTGGTATGCGCTCATGGATAGACTTCTGATATTGGGGAAAAATAACACCACCGAGAATGAAGAGACGAGGTCTGTGACAGAAAAGTTGTCCGAGTTGATTGATTTGTACTATGACGCTATAGATGCCCCAAAAAGTGGGAATAAG GTCTCCGTACCAAAGAGGTTGAAGGTAGACAAGTTTCCACATTTCTTGCAAAAGAAAGAAAGCTATCACTCTACCTCAGTCTTAGGAGAAATTTATGACCGGGTTGATAAATTTAAAGCTGAAGAACCAACGGCTGTAG AAATTAAAAAACTTTCGGTTTTTGAGGTCGAAATCCCCAAGACATACTGGAGGTTATGGAAAGAAAGGTACAGCAGTTACAGACGTGAGATGACGGAAGCGCTGAACACCGGCAGTGAATCAAAAAATGACTTAGCTGACCAGGTTATCAAAAAGTACAAACAG CTGCTATATGAAGCGCCGGATATGGAGGAGAGCGTAAGGAGTAAATTGGACATATTTAACGATGCGCTTGCTATTTATCGCGTGACTTATGATTATGCAAAAGCTAAAGGCGACGTCAAAAAATGTGGTTTTGCATGGAAAGTTGCAGGTTCAGCCCTTTGTAGGCTTCATGCTGAGCTCCATGCTAAAGAACATAACCAAAACGTCATGGCCGTTTCACCTTCTATATTGCACAAATTATTGAACTTGAGGAACAAAGAAGTCTCTTAG
- the LOC132636818 gene encoding probable RNA-dependent RNA polymerase 3 isoform X3: MGDFYCHNNEVEAQEEEEEDILGDAFDSPTSASRIPSPPMSPATTSFQRYQYDPRPSEFRERANTRGISEQLLALSKLEFRKFFLILNYIGRRKLEDVIMLHDVDDILHLIYHPMSHFESYIWNKYGHLCEDNKRVQYLDWDSGKTHLYHCHVHSDGSYTFKGPYLKAERTHLQQSLGDENVLVVKFEENAPGCPEEIVQNGILVGLRRYRFFVYKNEGKKKSSKDKEEKIDSVKCYFVRMESLNPCEEETYILHDKTVHEARCHFMHVHTVSSMAKYMARFSLILSTTVKLQVDLNSVNIVEIEDIYCHDENGCILYDEDKKPLVHTDGTGYISEDLARKCPQDFFKVKHKYANLEKYPNGVELGGNPFELGEVEFQNGEPPLLMQCRIFYNGLAVKGTLLVNRKLPQRTIQIRRDSMIKVKADPNLSRVPTFNSLEINTPSVKPRNSYLSRTLIALLTYGGVPMEYFFDILKNTLEETQRLYSDEVTALKVTVNHRDRDDASIATSMIMAGVPLTEPYLWCCLSSLAKEERNGLKAGRLPISDTFYLIGTADPTDTLNPREVCVILEHGQIFGEVLVYRNPGLHFGDIHRLRAVPVKNLGDIVGNAKYGIFFSTKGPRSAATEIANGDFDGDTYWVSQNPQLLKYYTASTPWSRIYSTPKTSHREPNNFSAEEREHELFRTFLKTRMPNYSMADASANWYALMDRLLILGKNNTTENEETRSVTEKLSELIDLYYDAIDAPKSGNKVSVPKRLKVDKFPHFLQKKESYHSTSVLGEIYDRVDKFKAEEPTAVEIKKLSVFEVEIPKTYWRLWKERYSSYRREMTEALNTGSESKNDLADQVIKKYKQLLYEAPDMEESVRSKLDIFNDALAIYRVTYDYAKAKGDVKKCGFAWKVAGSALCRLHAELHAKEHNQNVMAVSPSILHKLLNLRNKEVS; the protein is encoded by the exons ATGGGAGATTTTTACTGTCACAACAACGAAGTAGAagcacaagaagaagaagaagaag ACATTTTAGGTGATGCATTTGATTCTCCTACATCAGCTTCACGAATACCATCACCTCCAATGAGTCCAGCAACAACTAGCTTTCAAAGATATCAGTACGATCCTAGGCCATCTGAATTTAGAGAGAGGGCCAACACACGAGGAATAAGTGAACAGTTGCTGGCACTTAGTAAGCTTGAATTCAGGAAATTCTTTTTGATCCTAAACTACATTGGGAG GAGGAAGTTGGAGGATGTTATTATGCTCCATGATGTTGATGACATTTTGCATCTGATATATCACCCTATGTCTCATTTTGAGTCATATATCTGGAATAAATATGGTCATCTTTGTGAAGATAATAAACGAGTGCAG TATCTTGATTGGGATTCAGGAAAGACTCATCTCTACCATTGCCATGTTCATTCGGATGGAAGCTACACTTTTAAG GGTCCGTACCTGAAAGCAGAAAGAACCCATCTGCAACAGTCATTAGGAGATGAGAATGTATTGGTTGTCAAGTTTGAGGAAAACGCCCCAGGGTGTCCAGAAGAGATTGTTCAGAATGGAATTCTTGTTGGTTTGAGGCGCTATCGCTTTTTTG TTTACAAGAATGAGGGGAAgaagaaaagttcaaaggacaaagAGGAAAAGATTGATTCTGTCAAATGCTACTTTGTTCGGATGGAATCTCTTAATCCTTGTGAAGAAGAAACTTACATTTTGCACGACAAGACAGTCCATGAAGCAAGGTGCCATTTCATGCATGTACACACGGTCTCTAGCATGGCTAAATACATGGCCAG GTTCTCTCTAATTTTATCCACGACAGTAAAGCTTCAAGTTGATCTGAATTCAGTGAATATTGTAGAAATCGAAGATATATATTGTCAT GATGAGAATGGATGTATTCTCTATGATGAAGATAAGAAACCCCTTGTACACACAGATGGGACTGGATATATTTCAGAAGACTTGGCAAGAAAGTGCCCTCAAGATTTTTTTAAAGTGAAGCATAAGTATGCCAACTTAGAG AAATATCCCAATGGTGTCGAACTTGGGGGGAATCCATTTGAGTTGGGAGAGGTGGAGTTTCAGAATGGGGAACCG CCTCTGTTGATGCAGTGCCGTATATTCTACAATGGTCTTGCTGTAAAGGGAACCCTTCTAGTCAATAGAAAG TTGCCACAGCGTACAATTCAGATTAGGAGGGACTCAATGATCAAGGTCAAGGCAGATCCAAATCTGTCAAGAGTTCCAACGTTTAACTCATTGGAAATAAATACACCCAG TGTTAAACCTAGGAATAGTTATCTATCAAGAACTCTTATTGCTCTATTGACTTATGGAGGTGTTCCCATGGAGTATTTCTTTGATATACTTAAGAATACTTTGGAGGAGACACAAAGGTTATACTCAGATGAGGTGACAGCACTAAAAG TTACAGTGAACCATAGAGATCGTGATGATGCCTCTATTGCCACAAGTATGATAATGGCTGGAGTACCTCTCACTGAACCATATCTTTGGTGTTGTTTATCTTCCCTGGCAAAGGAAGAAAGAAATGGGCTGAAAGCAGGAAGACTTCCTATCTCTGATACTTTCTATCTAATTGGCACAGCTGATCCCACTGATACTTTAAATCCTCGTGAAGTCTGTGTTATTCT TGAACATGGGCAAATATTTGGAGAGGTACTAGTATACAGGAATCCTGGGCTTCATTTTGGTGATATCCACAGACTACGTGCTGTCCCTGTGAAGAACCTCGGAGACATAGTTGGAAATGCTAAATATGGAATATTTTTCTCGACAAAAGGTCCAAGATCCGCGGCCACTGAAATTGCTAATGGCGATTTTGATGGAGATACATATTGGGTCTCTCAAAACCCCCAG CTGTTAAAATATTACACTGCGAGTACACCGTGGAGCCGAATCTATTCAACGCCGAAGACATCGCATAGGGAGCCCAACAACTTCTCTGCAGAGGAAAGGGAGCACGAGCTCTTTCGGACATTTCTAAAAACTAGGATGCCAAA CTATAGCATGGCTGACGCTTCTGCTAACTGGTATGCGCTCATGGATAGACTTCTGATATTGGGGAAAAATAACACCACCGAGAATGAAGAGACGAGGTCTGTGACAGAAAAGTTGTCCGAGTTGATTGATTTGTACTATGACGCTATAGATGCCCCAAAAAGTGGGAATAAG GTCTCCGTACCAAAGAGGTTGAAGGTAGACAAGTTTCCACATTTCTTGCAAAAGAAAGAAAGCTATCACTCTACCTCAGTCTTAGGAGAAATTTATGACCGGGTTGATAAATTTAAAGCTGAAGAACCAACGGCTGTAG AAATTAAAAAACTTTCGGTTTTTGAGGTCGAAATCCCCAAGACATACTGGAGGTTATGGAAAGAAAGGTACAGCAGTTACAGACGTGAGATGACGGAAGCGCTGAACACCGGCAGTGAATCAAAAAATGACTTAGCTGACCAGGTTATCAAAAAGTACAAACAG CTGCTATATGAAGCGCCGGATATGGAGGAGAGCGTAAGGAGTAAATTGGACATATTTAACGATGCGCTTGCTATTTATCGCGTGACTTATGATTATGCAAAAGCTAAAGGCGACGTCAAAAAATGTGGTTTTGCATGGAAAGTTGCAGGTTCAGCCCTTTGTAGGCTTCATGCTGAGCTCCATGCTAAAGAACATAACCAAAACGTCATGGCCGTTTCACCTTCTATATTGCACAAATTATTGAACTTGAGGAACAAAGAAGTCTCTTAG